A window of Sulfobacillus thermosulfidooxidans contains these coding sequences:
- a CDS encoding ABC transporter ATP-binding protein, whose amino-acid sequence MNHAPHVEKNSLIRLLGVTKMYEQPDKYDILVLDDITLDIYPGEFVALLGPSGSGKSTLLRIITGLSHPSFGTVLYRGRPVTGPNPKAAMVFQSFALYPWLTILQNVELGLVAKGENLKARREKSLKLLDLIGLNGYEDAFPKELSGGMRQRVGFARALAVDPELLCMDEPFSALDFLTAENLRSELLDLWLESKIPTKAILMVTHGIEEAVFMADRIVILSKNPARIIADLPVPLPYPRNRKSLEFIDLVDYVYKVVTGRDDDKRADTESKDHTAHSVMTDRATLQPIPYGHLSMLSGLLELVADRGGQDDLYHLGSELFLEVDDLLPVTETAELFHLADVKEGDLTLTDLGRQFVEADVNERKRIIREQLRDVPLFRLIDRVLRSKANHAMPKEFFNDILEEHFSVDEAERQLMTAINWGRFADLFHYDTDTELLYLALDQQEQDNNGTVPLQEK is encoded by the coding sequence ATGAATCATGCACCCCATGTTGAAAAAAACAGCCTAATCCGTCTCTTAGGCGTGACCAAGATGTATGAGCAACCCGATAAGTACGATATTCTGGTACTCGACGACATCACCTTGGATATCTATCCTGGGGAATTTGTGGCACTCTTAGGGCCTTCAGGCTCGGGAAAGTCCACATTACTCCGTATTATCACGGGGCTCTCTCATCCTTCTTTTGGCACGGTTTTATACCGGGGGCGGCCTGTCACCGGCCCCAATCCCAAAGCTGCCATGGTATTTCAGTCTTTTGCCCTATATCCGTGGTTGACGATTTTACAAAATGTCGAACTGGGCCTGGTCGCTAAAGGGGAAAATTTAAAGGCGCGGCGGGAAAAATCCCTGAAACTCCTCGATTTAATCGGGCTCAATGGTTATGAGGATGCCTTTCCCAAAGAACTTTCGGGGGGAATGCGCCAACGTGTGGGATTTGCCCGGGCGCTTGCCGTTGACCCGGAACTGTTGTGTATGGATGAGCCCTTTTCAGCACTCGATTTTTTGACTGCAGAAAATCTCCGGTCGGAACTCCTGGATTTATGGTTGGAATCAAAAATTCCGACAAAAGCCATTTTAATGGTCACGCACGGAATCGAAGAAGCTGTGTTTATGGCCGACCGAATTGTTATTTTATCGAAAAATCCCGCGCGCATTATTGCCGATTTGCCCGTACCGCTTCCCTATCCCCGTAACCGCAAATCCCTGGAATTTATCGATCTCGTGGACTATGTCTATAAAGTCGTAACGGGACGTGACGATGACAAACGTGCAGACACAGAGTCGAAAGATCACACGGCCCATAGTGTCATGACGGATCGTGCCACCTTGCAACCAATTCCTTATGGCCATTTGTCGATGTTAAGCGGCTTATTAGAATTAGTAGCCGATCGCGGCGGTCAAGACGATTTATATCATTTAGGCTCGGAATTGTTTTTAGAGGTCGACGATTTATTGCCCGTCACCGAAACCGCAGAACTCTTTCATCTCGCTGATGTCAAAGAAGGGGACCTCACGTTAACGGATTTGGGTCGCCAATTTGTCGAGGCCGACGTGAATGAACGCAAACGAATCATTCGCGAGCAATTGCGTGATGTGCCACTTTTTCGGCTTATTGACCGGGTTTTGCGCAGTAAAGCCAATCACGCCATGCCTAAAGAATTTTTCAATGACATTCTCGAAGAACATTTTTCCGTAGACGAAGCCGAGCGTCAGCTGATGACAGCAATTAACTGGGGGCGTTTTGCCGATTTATTCCATTATGATACCGATACCGAACTCTTGTATTTAGCTCTTGACCAGCAAGAACAAGATAATAATGGCACCGTTCCGTTACAAGAAAAGTGA
- a CDS encoding Hsp20/alpha crystallin family protein, whose translation MLMRWDPTDIQHFRNDMSRVWNRMRDDWNLDDTKPRTHLHQIENGYMAEFELPGVDPDLVNIEVDEESISVKGTFPASPLEQDKREGEEFQAVVGFPTEIDPESAEAEYKYGLLRVKVYKATGRRKKISISNAAH comes from the coding sequence ATGCTCATGCGCTGGGATCCTACTGATATCCAGCACTTCCGCAATGATATGTCCCGCGTCTGGAACCGGATGCGTGACGATTGGAATCTTGATGACACCAAGCCACGGACCCATTTACACCAAATCGAAAATGGGTATATGGCGGAATTTGAACTACCTGGGGTCGACCCGGATTTAGTCAACATCGAAGTCGATGAGGAATCAATTAGTGTTAAGGGAACATTCCCTGCCTCGCCCTTGGAACAAGATAAGCGAGAAGGAGAAGAATTTCAAGCCGTGGTGGGCTTTCCCACCGAAATTGATCCCGAATCTGCAGAGGCGGAGTACAAATATGGCTTGCTCCGGGTCAAAGTCTATAAGGCCACGGGCCGCCGTAAGAAAATCAGCATTAGTAACGCTGCTCACTAA
- the leuS gene encoding leucine--tRNA ligase, whose protein sequence is MTIKEGQSSTISSPDRYNVRAVEEKWQKIWEDQHLYETRDSDKEKFYCLEQFPYPSGHLHMGHVRVYTLGDVIARYRRMAGYNVLHPMGWDAFGMPAENAAIKNGIPPRTSTMANIAYMKQQMKQMGLSFDWSREVTTSEPEYYRFTQELFLLFYERGLAYQKEGAVNWCPSCETVLANEQVEDGLCWRCDSVVTKRDLTQWYFRITDYAERLLTSLDALDWPQEIKTQQLNWIGKSIGAEVVFDVPSIGQQIAVFTTRPDTLYGATYVVLAPEHPLVEQLIADYPEADKVRQFIAEERVHSDIERTAENTEKRGIFTGSYAIHPLTGEKLPIWIANYVLVDYGTGAVMGVPAHDQRDFLYAQKYHLPMKVVVQPENPGEDFDQQAYSGPGKLVDSGPFTGLDNQEAKAAIAGALKEQGKGGPRVSYRMRDWLISRQRYWGAPIPIIHCPKCGAVPVPKDQLPVLLPPNVEFTGQGASPLAGAKDWLETTCPVCQGPATRETDTMDTFVDSSWYYYRFTSPNAPRPFNKKDVDYWMPVDEYVGGKEHAVLHLLYSRFFTKVLYDAGWVSVDEPFKRLLAQGMVVYGGAKMSKSKGNTLSPENIMKEWGSDATRVFMLFAAPPDKDFEWSQQGVEGAYRFLQRVYRLVMKARPEYSGPSSEEAKTRVCKVVHRTVKKITEDIGERRAFNTAISALMELTNALYLDIDALNTEDQNRILGILVRLLAPFAPHLAEELWHQLGHDTSVHWASWPQYDDKWLQDEEVTIALQINGKVRSRLTVPVDMTPETLRELALADEKIKTLTEGRTIVKVIAVPGRLVNVVIR, encoded by the coding sequence ATGACGATCAAGGAAGGACAATCTTCCACGATTTCTTCGCCCGATCGCTATAATGTGCGCGCGGTCGAAGAAAAATGGCAAAAGATCTGGGAAGACCAACATCTGTACGAAACAAGGGATTCTGACAAAGAAAAATTTTATTGTTTAGAGCAATTTCCCTATCCATCCGGGCACCTGCACATGGGCCATGTGCGGGTCTATACGCTCGGTGATGTGATCGCCCGCTACCGGCGCATGGCAGGCTATAATGTGTTGCACCCGATGGGTTGGGATGCCTTTGGGATGCCAGCTGAAAATGCGGCCATTAAAAACGGCATTCCGCCGCGTACTTCGACGATGGCTAATATTGCGTACATGAAACAACAGATGAAACAAATGGGTTTGTCATTCGACTGGTCGCGTGAAGTGACCACATCCGAACCCGAATATTATCGTTTTACCCAAGAATTATTCTTGTTGTTTTACGAACGAGGATTAGCCTATCAAAAAGAAGGCGCAGTCAATTGGTGTCCGAGTTGTGAAACCGTATTAGCCAACGAACAGGTGGAGGACGGCTTGTGTTGGCGTTGTGATTCGGTAGTGACGAAGCGCGATTTGACGCAGTGGTATTTCCGTATTACGGATTATGCGGAGCGGCTCTTAACCTCCTTAGATGCTTTAGACTGGCCGCAAGAAATTAAGACCCAACAATTAAATTGGATCGGAAAAAGCATTGGGGCCGAAGTAGTTTTTGATGTGCCCAGTATTGGCCAGCAGATAGCGGTATTCACAACCCGCCCCGATACCTTATATGGCGCTACCTATGTGGTTCTTGCGCCGGAACATCCGTTGGTTGAACAACTGATCGCGGATTACCCGGAGGCCGATAAAGTTCGGCAGTTTATTGCGGAAGAACGGGTCCATAGCGATATTGAGCGAACGGCCGAAAATACGGAAAAACGGGGCATTTTTACGGGGAGTTACGCAATTCATCCCTTAACCGGGGAGAAATTGCCAATCTGGATTGCGAATTATGTATTGGTCGATTATGGAACCGGGGCGGTTATGGGGGTGCCGGCGCACGACCAGCGCGACTTTTTGTATGCACAAAAATATCACTTGCCCATGAAAGTCGTGGTCCAACCTGAAAATCCTGGCGAGGACTTTGATCAGCAAGCCTATAGTGGACCGGGAAAATTAGTGGATTCCGGACCTTTTACGGGGCTTGATAATCAGGAAGCGAAAGCTGCGATTGCGGGTGCGTTAAAAGAACAGGGGAAAGGAGGGCCCCGAGTTAGTTACCGCATGCGGGATTGGTTGATTTCCCGGCAGCGCTACTGGGGGGCGCCGATTCCCATCATTCATTGTCCAAAATGTGGGGCGGTTCCCGTTCCTAAGGACCAATTGCCTGTGCTTTTGCCGCCCAATGTCGAGTTCACGGGTCAGGGAGCTTCGCCCTTGGCGGGCGCTAAAGACTGGCTGGAAACGACGTGCCCGGTTTGTCAGGGACCTGCTACCAGAGAAACAGATACCATGGATACGTTTGTTGATTCATCATGGTATTACTACCGCTTTACATCGCCCAATGCGCCTCGGCCTTTTAACAAGAAAGATGTCGACTATTGGATGCCCGTGGATGAATATGTCGGTGGTAAAGAACATGCGGTACTCCATTTACTATATTCCCGTTTCTTTACCAAAGTTCTCTATGATGCTGGCTGGGTGTCGGTCGATGAGCCCTTTAAGCGCCTGTTGGCGCAAGGCATGGTGGTTTATGGCGGGGCCAAGATGTCAAAATCGAAGGGAAATACTTTAAGCCCGGAAAACATCATGAAAGAATGGGGCAGTGATGCTACACGGGTATTCATGCTGTTTGCCGCTCCCCCGGATAAAGATTTCGAATGGTCGCAGCAAGGCGTCGAAGGTGCCTACCGGTTCTTACAGCGGGTCTATCGTTTAGTGATGAAGGCGCGGCCTGAATATAGTGGACCTTCGTCGGAAGAGGCTAAAACCCGGGTATGCAAGGTCGTACACCGTACGGTGAAAAAAATCACTGAGGACATCGGCGAACGCCGGGCTTTTAATACAGCGATTAGCGCCTTAATGGAGCTGACGAATGCTTTATACCTGGATATAGATGCTCTCAATACGGAGGACCAAAACCGGATCTTAGGGATTTTAGTGAGGTTGTTGGCGCCATTTGCTCCGCATTTAGCCGAAGAACTGTGGCATCAATTAGGGCACGACACAAGTGTGCACTGGGCGTCGTGGCCGCAATATGACGATAAGTGGTTGCAAGACGAAGAGGTGACCATTGCTTTACAAATCAATGGTAAGGTGCGTAGCCGATTGACTGTTCCAGTGGATATGACTCCCGAGACCCTGCGAGAATTGGCATTGGCTGATGAAAAAATCAAGACACTCACTGAAGGACGGACAATTGTTAAAGTCATTGCCGTACCCGGGCGTCTTGTTAATGTGGTTATCCGTTGA
- a CDS encoding EAL domain-containing protein — protein sequence MNQTANRYRDNLWPEWYRSKILHAAFQPIVSLRDGSVLAYEGLSRPQMSDGEPVSVLDLMASAEGHDGLLMFDQLAFQQILDAFCQSGCPDTWVLFINILPKSLLNPLPFLRALQHCDQIKPQQIVLEISERETISEGDHKLHDYLAPFREMGIRIALDDLGSGYSGLTRLIELQPDFAKIDLSLVRDVDKNPIKFALLESTARFAKKTAATSLIAEGIETFAELYTLQEIGVEYGQGYLLGKPEMTFHSTLTPADFTRAPLLRPSPTYQLDTLLTTTRRMVQGLAHGEGRYTYLLSLAKKLTGADVVAIFKVEGNDLRYLESTERLSPQDEAFFTRTVIPQSSALYHSILTREPTIFQQPTNGPRIWSDRFHIHSAIAVPICDNLGCWGLLHLGYHEPNQIRSDLIHMAQGIAALIVLAVGYSQKEEAFSDQGMLGEPLFEAISALADSADLEHLLAKAISAALAVTGGHEGWIGILNETVLHCVLPDGQAFDVSRDDLFNPSTDDGKGPVGQILQTRTARIIPNIMNDPTLNPWLEQMRAQGIQSAAGIPLISQDQLLGVLKVYHSQMGGFTPGRMRRLYALSSLATALIERSLNSLAAEERARRQTLLAQCLAQINYLKTRDDILNLLVSTLEKYGPFPLVVVVKPQGGVYVPVAISPAGNGNRLTAGFMLPRHDGHAVNQALQQDRSVFINAGESRSDALSQFAKRQGFLSYAVIGIGIPEMAVILFSREHTGIDILLPELESYIHSLGTALSKILLQEQIAQEQQQMDAMLDVIKTLPMVASDDILWQEVANTLIKLVGADGGWLIEGDDAQCPRMAFGHVPKHYYFVPQALRQDQLRMTLNAADIPLSLKEWGIKHLVGFRLAFPSLQQHLFLLVGSAQPEGFTRSQTHRMEMLISFAASIYEILEMRRQQQHAAHTDHVTQLPNDLGIEEYYRQLQEMPLHPGAGCILLDIVGLSQINQTYGEQTGDHRLIEVAQYLSAAMNYDGVVGRLGSDEFILFHPHIDGPTLKKETKRLVKNAPLPLRWVSLYIPDPSRISLQHLIRTAYQVLHSQGSGHLEILPES from the coding sequence ATGAATCAGACGGCAAATCGCTACCGCGACAATCTTTGGCCCGAGTGGTATCGTAGCAAGATTTTACATGCCGCTTTTCAGCCGATTGTGTCCTTGCGTGATGGTTCGGTATTAGCCTATGAAGGACTCAGTCGACCCCAGATGTCAGATGGCGAACCTGTTTCGGTCTTAGATCTTATGGCCTCTGCCGAAGGGCATGACGGTTTGCTCATGTTTGATCAACTGGCTTTTCAACAGATTCTTGATGCGTTTTGTCAGAGTGGCTGTCCTGACACATGGGTTCTCTTTATAAATATTTTGCCGAAAAGCCTGTTGAATCCGTTACCCTTCTTGCGTGCGTTACAACATTGCGACCAGATCAAACCGCAGCAAATCGTGCTGGAAATCTCGGAACGGGAAACTATTAGCGAAGGTGACCATAAACTGCACGATTACCTAGCGCCCTTTCGAGAAATGGGCATCCGCATTGCCTTAGATGATCTGGGTTCAGGGTATTCGGGATTAACTCGGCTCATTGAATTGCAGCCTGACTTTGCCAAAATCGATTTAAGCTTGGTCCGGGACGTAGATAAGAACCCTATCAAATTCGCCCTATTAGAAAGCACCGCTCGATTCGCCAAGAAAACGGCTGCCACTTCACTCATCGCTGAAGGCATTGAAACTTTTGCAGAACTGTACACCCTCCAAGAAATCGGAGTGGAATATGGTCAAGGTTATCTATTAGGAAAACCCGAAATGACATTTCATAGCACCTTAACCCCAGCTGATTTCACCAGGGCACCTCTTTTGAGACCGTCCCCTACCTACCAGCTCGACACTTTATTAACCACGACGCGAAGAATGGTTCAAGGTTTGGCTCACGGTGAAGGACGCTACACGTACTTACTGTCGTTAGCCAAAAAACTAACGGGTGCTGATGTCGTCGCCATATTTAAGGTGGAAGGCAATGACTTGCGCTATCTGGAATCAACCGAACGGCTCTCTCCCCAAGACGAGGCGTTCTTTACCCGTACTGTCATTCCCCAATCTTCGGCGTTATACCATTCCATTTTGACGAGAGAACCAACGATTTTTCAACAGCCAACCAATGGTCCGCGTATTTGGTCCGATCGTTTTCATATTCACTCAGCTATTGCCGTACCTATTTGTGACAATTTAGGGTGCTGGGGGCTTCTTCATTTGGGCTATCATGAACCGAATCAAATCCGCTCCGACCTCATTCATATGGCTCAAGGCATTGCCGCACTGATCGTGTTAGCTGTTGGCTATAGCCAAAAAGAAGAAGCCTTCAGCGATCAAGGCATGTTGGGCGAACCCTTATTTGAAGCCATCTCGGCGTTAGCCGACAGTGCCGACCTAGAACATCTGTTGGCCAAAGCGATTTCCGCGGCACTGGCCGTAACAGGGGGACACGAAGGCTGGATTGGCATTCTCAATGAGACCGTTCTTCATTGTGTGCTCCCGGATGGGCAAGCGTTTGATGTGTCGCGCGACGATTTGTTTAATCCCTCGACCGATGATGGGAAAGGTCCCGTTGGGCAAATTCTTCAGACGCGCACGGCCCGGATTATCCCCAATATTATGAATGATCCCACACTAAATCCATGGTTAGAGCAAATGCGTGCCCAAGGCATCCAGTCTGCTGCCGGAATTCCCTTGATTTCACAAGACCAATTGCTCGGTGTGCTCAAAGTGTATCATAGCCAAATGGGAGGGTTTACTCCCGGACGCATGCGCCGGCTCTATGCGTTAAGCTCTCTCGCGACGGCTCTCATTGAACGCTCGTTAAATTCTTTAGCCGCCGAAGAGCGCGCCAGACGGCAAACACTTTTAGCCCAGTGTCTCGCCCAAATCAATTATCTCAAGACGCGCGATGACATTTTAAATCTTCTCGTGTCAACTCTTGAGAAATATGGCCCCTTCCCCCTAGTCGTGGTAGTTAAGCCTCAAGGAGGCGTATATGTCCCTGTGGCAATCTCGCCTGCAGGCAATGGCAATCGACTCACTGCCGGATTTATGTTGCCCCGTCATGATGGTCATGCTGTCAACCAGGCCCTCCAGCAAGACAGAAGCGTCTTTATCAATGCAGGGGAAAGCCGAAGTGATGCCTTGAGCCAGTTTGCTAAGCGTCAGGGATTTCTATCCTATGCCGTCATTGGTATCGGAATTCCCGAAATGGCAGTCATTCTTTTTTCCCGTGAACACACCGGGATTGACATCCTGCTACCCGAATTAGAGTCGTACATTCATTCGTTGGGCACCGCTTTATCCAAAATTCTTTTACAAGAGCAAATTGCCCAGGAACAACAGCAAATGGATGCCATGCTCGACGTCATTAAGACGCTGCCCATGGTCGCCTCAGATGACATCCTATGGCAAGAAGTGGCCAACACCTTAATCAAGCTAGTCGGGGCCGATGGGGGTTGGCTAATAGAAGGAGACGATGCCCAATGCCCACGCATGGCATTCGGGCACGTTCCGAAACATTATTATTTCGTCCCCCAGGCCTTGCGGCAAGATCAATTGCGGATGACGCTAAATGCAGCGGACATACCCCTCTCCCTAAAAGAATGGGGCATAAAACATCTTGTAGGTTTCCGCCTCGCTTTTCCAAGTTTGCAACAACACCTCTTTTTGCTGGTAGGCAGTGCACAACCTGAAGGTTTTACTCGCTCCCAAACGCACCGCATGGAAATGCTCATTTCCTTTGCTGCCTCGATTTATGAGATTCTTGAAATGCGTCGCCAACAGCAACATGCAGCTCACACCGATCACGTGACACAATTGCCCAATGATTTAGGAATCGAAGAATATTACCGGCAACTTCAAGAAATGCCCCTACACCCCGGTGCGGGATGCATCCTGCTAGATATTGTGGGACTCTCCCAGATTAATCAAACTTATGGAGAACAAACCGGGGATCACCGCCTCATCGAGGTCGCACAATATTTGAGTGCCGCGATGAATTATGACGGCGTAGTAGGTCGGCTCGGTAGTGATGAGTTTATCCTCTTCCATCCGCATATCGATGGACCCACATTAAAAAAGGAAACCAAACGGCTCGTCAAGAATGCACCACTGCCGCTTCGTTGGGTTTCGCTTTACATTCCCGATCCCTCCCGAATTAGTTTGCAACACCTGATTCGGACAGCCTACCAAGTCTTGCATAGTCAGGGTTCAGGCCATCTTGAGATCCTGCCCGAATCCTAG
- a CDS encoding chloride channel protein: MTNVERAIPRLFYPKWEPWIVSLLAMVTGVVGGFGAIVFRWMIKEVHNLLIGDVLQKGPHPFLIFGPALGLLIVSLITHYGAREVKGHGVPQILEALALRGGKIRPRVGILGIIAPAVTIGSGGSVGREGPIALIGAAFGSTLGQLLTLPEKYTSLLLAAGSAAGIAATFNAPIAGGFFGLEIVLGSYQIGAIVPVFLAAVTGTTVFDAIMGSQAVLATPPYHVINHFALLFMMGLGLIMAIVGVLYTKGLTASEDFFDRLSLPFWAKALLGGMVVGLIGLFVPEVLGVGYPTMHLALTNQILWGALALLFVFKYLATLITIGAGGSGGVFAPSLFLGGMVGGAFGNLLYHISPNLAPHPSIYAIAGMAALFAAAAQAPFVAITILLEITGDYHLTAPVMACAAVSYLTYTFFTRDSMYTVKLRRRGIKILRGDDIRPMAAISVLSALQPLGEDAVSPSTSIHEAWQKMTALSRSFLPVISRSQGLDGIVTMRDIVAAMQQQDRKNNTVASIIQPLPKPIMNNDSLDEAIRYLSIYDVEVLPVQDSQTHHIVGLVTRSGVLKAYNASAVHAVDTSHQVEALKRRADDGIFVEVEIPNDSPMVGKQLKDLYLSEDALIVSVTRQQGAVIPHGNFAIKGGDRLLVYVAPASRREHVIDQLQAREIVSFHGV; the protein is encoded by the coding sequence ATGACAAATGTGGAGCGCGCGATTCCCCGCCTGTTTTATCCTAAATGGGAACCTTGGATTGTGAGCCTACTGGCCATGGTGACCGGAGTCGTAGGCGGATTTGGCGCTATCGTGTTTCGATGGATGATTAAAGAAGTCCATAATTTATTGATTGGTGATGTGTTGCAAAAAGGTCCTCATCCTTTCTTGATCTTCGGACCGGCTTTAGGCCTCTTAATTGTTAGTCTGATTACCCATTATGGCGCCAGAGAAGTCAAGGGACATGGAGTTCCTCAAATTCTCGAGGCGTTGGCTTTGCGCGGTGGAAAAATTAGACCGCGCGTCGGGATTTTAGGGATTATTGCCCCCGCTGTGACGATTGGCAGTGGCGGTTCCGTCGGGCGGGAAGGACCCATTGCGTTAATTGGAGCAGCGTTTGGGTCAACCCTTGGTCAACTCTTGACCCTACCCGAAAAATACACGTCGTTGCTATTAGCTGCAGGTTCTGCAGCTGGAATTGCCGCGACATTCAATGCCCCCATTGCTGGCGGATTTTTCGGATTAGAAATTGTTTTAGGCAGTTATCAAATTGGTGCTATTGTTCCCGTGTTTTTGGCTGCTGTTACCGGGACAACCGTGTTCGATGCTATCATGGGATCTCAGGCCGTGTTAGCAACCCCGCCATATCACGTGATTAACCACTTTGCTCTGCTTTTCATGATGGGGCTTGGACTGATTATGGCTATTGTCGGCGTGTTATATACGAAGGGGCTGACAGCGTCTGAAGATTTCTTTGATCGGCTCTCTCTTCCTTTCTGGGCCAAAGCATTGCTTGGCGGCATGGTGGTCGGTCTCATCGGCTTGTTTGTGCCTGAGGTTTTAGGTGTCGGCTATCCGACGATGCACCTGGCCCTAACCAACCAAATCTTGTGGGGCGCGTTGGCGTTATTGTTCGTCTTCAAATATCTCGCCACTTTAATCACCATCGGCGCAGGCGGATCCGGTGGAGTCTTTGCCCCATCGCTGTTTTTAGGCGGCATGGTGGGTGGTGCTTTTGGAAATCTTCTCTACCACATTTCGCCGAATTTAGCTCCCCATCCTTCCATTTACGCCATTGCCGGTATGGCTGCCTTGTTTGCGGCCGCGGCCCAGGCCCCGTTTGTCGCCATTACCATTCTATTAGAAATTACCGGAGATTATCACCTGACAGCTCCCGTCATGGCGTGCGCGGCTGTTAGTTATTTAACTTATACGTTCTTTACCCGGGACTCGATGTATACGGTGAAATTGCGTCGGCGAGGGATAAAGATTTTACGGGGCGATGATATCCGGCCTATGGCGGCTATTTCGGTGTTGTCGGCATTGCAACCCCTCGGTGAGGACGCGGTGTCGCCTTCGACGTCGATTCATGAGGCGTGGCAAAAAATGACGGCATTAAGCCGAAGTTTTCTGCCGGTTATAAGCCGTTCTCAAGGCTTAGACGGGATTGTCACCATGCGGGATATTGTGGCCGCCATGCAGCAGCAAGATCGCAAAAATAACACGGTGGCATCGATTATCCAACCTTTGCCTAAACCTATTATGAACAATGATTCATTAGATGAAGCCATTCGTTACTTATCGATTTACGATGTCGAGGTCTTGCCCGTCCAAGATTCTCAAACCCACCATATTGTTGGCTTAGTCACCCGTTCTGGTGTCTTAAAAGCCTACAATGCGTCAGCAGTTCATGCGGTGGACACGTCCCATCAAGTCGAAGCCTTGAAACGTAGGGCTGACGATGGGATTTTTGTCGAGGTCGAAATTCCCAATGATTCGCCGATGGTGGGGAAGCAACTGAAAGATCTCTACCTTTCTGAAGATGCGTTAATTGTGTCCGTGACGCGTCAACAAGGTGCAGTGATTCCCCACGGGAATTTTGCCATTAAAGGTGGCGACCGGTTATTGGTCTATGTGGCGCCCGCATCGCGCCGGGAACACGTGATTGACCAATTGCAGGCCCGCGAAATTGTATCTTTTCACGGGGTCTAG
- a CDS encoding SDR family NAD(P)-dependent oxidoreductase — MNNPSPVLLATGLTGAIGQALVALMHPSWHIIGIRRSPVNVNTSIEWIEADLSDYDALASRVEQALLDRHITRVNGFVHVAGVVYSDDIVHTTGFEWEQTLNVNLRAAFELVKVVKPFLFSPASIVFVSSVDALMASTLGPAAAYGASKAGLEGLMRHLAVEWGHEGIRVNSVMVGALREGMGVADDREAHELSEHTALGRLGWAKEVAPAIQFLLEEHLSSYITGHTLRVDGGLNLAY; from the coding sequence GTGAATAATCCTTCTCCGGTTTTGTTGGCTACCGGGTTAACCGGCGCAATTGGGCAAGCCCTTGTTGCTTTAATGCATCCGTCGTGGCATATCATAGGAATTCGCCGGTCCCCCGTCAACGTGAATACATCCATAGAATGGATTGAAGCCGATTTAAGCGACTATGATGCCTTGGCTAGCCGCGTAGAACAAGCTCTGTTAGATCGGCACATTACCCGCGTCAATGGATTTGTTCACGTGGCCGGAGTGGTATACAGTGATGATATTGTCCATACGACCGGCTTTGAGTGGGAACAGACTCTCAATGTGAACTTACGGGCTGCGTTCGAGCTGGTCAAAGTCGTTAAACCTTTTCTATTTTCGCCCGCCAGTATCGTTTTCGTATCCAGCGTTGACGCTCTTATGGCCAGCACGCTTGGCCCAGCCGCGGCGTATGGGGCGTCCAAAGCGGGATTGGAAGGGCTGATGCGGCATTTAGCCGTGGAATGGGGTCACGAAGGAATCCGCGTCAATTCCGTGATGGTTGGTGCGTTGAGAGAAGGCATGGGTGTTGCCGATGATCGAGAAGCTCATGAATTATCAGAGCACACGGCTTTAGGCCGTTTAGGATGGGCGAAAGAAGTGGCGCCGGCCATTCAATTTTTGTTGGAAGAACACCTGTCGTCCTATATTACGGGACATACCTTGCGGGTAGATGGCGGGCTCAATTTGGCCTATTAA